GCTAGAAAGGGCCCCCGTGCCACAGCTACCTGCGGGGCAGGCCATGACCTCCACGTAATGGTACGGGCAGCGCCCTCGCTTGAGCTTCTGCACCAGGTTCTGGATGTTGCGGAAACCGTAGGCTGCGGCAAAGTGCAGCAGGACGCGGCCCTCCTTCTCCAGGGTCACCTCCTGGAAGTCCTTGTTCCTGAGGGGGGCACAGGCCGGGCTCCCTCCTGCTTCCCACCCCTGCAGGCACATGGGCCACCCTGACCTGCTCCTCCACGGGGAATGGTGATGGAAGGGGAGAGCAGAAAGCTCACTTCTGCTCAGTGTCCTGATCTTTAGAATGGGAACTGCCTCCCTCCCGAGGATGGCCTCGTCAGACAGCCCCCGGCCCCCTGTCTGTGGAAGAGGGCATTATGTGGGGACGGACCCTGCCACCATGGCCTCTGGGGGCTCTCGACCACTATGATGGGGAGGCAGAGCCCTGGAGAGCTCCGGCCAGAGAGGAGGGCTCAGCTCCTACCTGGTGCCCTGCGTCTTCGCCAAACCCAGCCCGCTGTCCTCCAAGCCCACCTCAGCGAGGGGACCCAGGGCCAAGACTGCCCAAGCTGGGCTGCCCTGTCCCCTGTCCCCAAGCTCCAGCCCTTCTCACTGACCTCAGGGGTCTATAGGTGACCTCATCCACGTGGATTCCAAAGAGCTCCCGGGCTGCATGCTGGAACACGTGCTCCAGGTAGCCCCCAGAACCCCCGCCCCGATGGCTGGTGGGCTCTTGGGCAGACGCGCTGCTGCACCTGGGGAGCAGAGCACGGCCTCAGGTGGCAGCAGGGCTGCTGTCCACAGAGATTTTGGGTAACTTCTGTCTCATGTTTGAGGGAGTTGCTTTTCTAAATGGAAAAGGAGCCCAAAACCTGGGGGCTTTGTCTGTGTGTCAGGAGGTAGCTCAGGTGGGAGAAAGATTGTCCCTCTGTTGAGTAACCTGTTTTGGGGAATGCAGACCTGTGTCAAGTTGGGGTCAGCTCTGATGACCATCAGTTAGCTGTCCACTGGCCATCTCATGAACTTGATCACCTCTGTGGACACCGAGACAGACCACAGGGCAAACATGGGACCAACTAGAAGGAAGCCAtggtggggaagagaaagggagaggacgCTGCCTACTCCCACGTGCTCACTTCTGTTTGTTGAGACACCTGCAGCCCCCAAACCCACAGCAGGAGACCCTGATGCCAGGCTCCACCATACTAGGTGACTCACAGACTGTCCAGGGGGGCTGGCTCCAGTTGCGAGAGGGAGACCCCTTCTTCCTCGAGCAACTTGAAGACTTCCCCTACAAGAAGACCCCAGCACAGACGCTCTTCAGTTGAGATCTCGATAAAAACAACATCGAGGAAACCCACATCATCTGCGTCCCTGGCAGATTGACACCCAAATGTCCACCTCCTGGCTTGTGGGTGGAGGATGAACCCAGGCACAGAGGCAAGGAAGGCCCACTTCTAAAGCCCCTCAGAAGAGCCAGCCTGCTCCCCAGACCCGCAGCCCACCCTCAGAGCAACATGGCGGGGGGTGGGCATGCCCATCCCTAGGGTGCGCCTGCAGCGGGGTGGTCACAGCTCCCCACAAGGTGGACAGGGGCACGTGTTCACGCAGGGAGGCCTTCCCCCCACTGTTTGGGGTCCTGAGCGTTTACTTTTCTGGATTTTAAGCACTTGGGAGACACTGTGAGGCTGCTCAACTCAGAAATGGGGTGACCCATGTGAGAGTGGCTGACAAGaatctccacccacctccccatgcAGACTGTTTTAGAGCAAACGCCCAGGTAGTGCTGGGGGGTGCCTCATGCACAGGGGATGGCAGCTCCAGCCAGAGCCGATGGGCAGGACCCAGGCAACGCCATTCATGCCCTGGGCTCAGGACGGCGGGACCCAACCTGTGGTGACAACGCAATCCACGTCACGAGTCTGGTGCTCCTGGCTGAAGAAGTCTGGTCTGGAAGCTTCCAGCTTTTTGTCATAGCAGGGCATCACTGTCACATGGTAGATCCTGTCGGGGGTCAAATGCTGCCAAGAGATGTGGAAATGTGGAGTCGCTACCTGACCCAACAGTAAAGGGGCCCACTGGGTAAGGTGGGGGTGGCAGAGCCAGCCAGCGGCCAGGATGTAACCGAGATTCTTTGTATGGGTCTGTGGACACTGTAACTCTTGGCTTATCTTTCAGGATAATGACAGTGAATTGTTCACAGCTGGAACATTCCCGTTACCTGCTGCTGGGCAAAGAAGTCCTTGACCAGGGAGCCCATGACCTGCTGTGGGGACCGGGCAGTGCTGAGGTAAGGGATGAGGAAGCTCCCGTGCGTCTTCTCAGCATAGCAAATCCAGCCTGAGGCCGACATGGAACAAACGGAGCATCTCACCAGCTAGGCAGTGAGTGCCAGGACGTTCTAGGACGGACCGACTCGTACAAGGAGTTAAGGTCCCGTTACAGAACGTCCCTGCCTGCTGCCACTGTCTTGTGCTGCTAGCATCCGTGAGATCACAGTCTTAGGGAACTAAGTGACTCTCAGGGTGCCTCCTTCTGCCAAAGAGGCCATCCTGCCAGAAGCCTgcgctgcccccctccccagcattcCCGTTCCCCGCATCCAGCAGTGTGGACACACCTGGGCAGGCGGACGTGAACATAGGCAAGGCCTGCGTGGAGTTGGCCTGTCCTCGGAACCGCTGCACAAATTCTCGCTGGCTCTCAAGGAGACTGAAGTTCCTCGAGAAGGCGGTATCGAACACATAGTGCACCCCTGGAAAGCAAGCACCCACCTCACCCACATGAAGGGTGGCTGAATGGTGAGGCACAGCTGACCATGCCCCAGGGAGCTGATCCCACCATGACTTGTCCAGGACCAGGCCATGCCCCTGGTGGCACGAAGCCCACAACCTCCCAGCCCAGCTCGTGGCTCACAGAGGTCGACCAAAGTCGATCTGAGCAGGAACCTGCTAGGAACCTGGGAAATGGGCCTCGATGGtgatcatttaaaaacaacacGAGGAGCAGGCGAGTTCCAGGCCAGGAAAGCAGAGGATTCAGAAAGCTCTCTCTTAAAAGGCACAGCTCTCCTGTGTCAAACCAAAACTTCGGGCTGAGGTCAACTCGGAGGGTTCTGGTGTGTTTGAGTTCAGTGACTCGGAGGCCTGAGGTGCCCCCTCGCGAGACCCCCCCCACATGCTGAGCTACAGTGCTCACACGACGTTTGGTGCCTACCGAGTTTCTTAAAGAATGCAGTCAGCTTCTTGGCAGTGTCTGTAGGGGTCAGCTGAAATCTTGCGGCCAGTGACGCTCTGGATTGGGGTGAGACAGAAACCACAACCAGCCTCTGCTGACCGGGGGCCGCCGTCTGCAAAGCAAGGGACATGTGCTTACTTGGAGTGTTTCACACTGATCCCCAGTGGTCCAGTGCTGGTGAGCGCATGCCCTACCGCCAGGGCATGTCGTTTCTATGTACGTGTAGGGCCCAACGCTTCAATGTTCAAGTACGACAAGTACTTCACTGACATCCCACTGACGCCCCTTTAAAAATGTGGGAGTGACCTGGAGATCAGCGGCCCTTGACAGCAAGAGCAAAGTATACTGGGGTCGATGTCAGGTTAAAAAAGTCTCCAAGACCGCCCACCACTTACCTTATTGGCATCTAGAACTTTCCGCAGCTCCTCGTGGCTTTGCTGAGTGATGAGCACAGTCTCCGCTGAGGTGACACAGCCACTGCATGCCAGGCAGTCATCCAGCGAGATCTTGGCCTTCTCCAGCTTCTGAGTCCCTCCATCCTGGAAGCACAGGCACTCAGTATTCAACAGGGCCCTCTGCACAAGGACATGAGCTCTTGGGATAATGGAACCTACAGGAAACTTTTATTCTCTGGCTTACAACACCGACAAGCAACATGGTAGTTGGCTGGCTTTGAATGCCACCGCCTTTCTAAAAATTAAGTATTTGTCACAGAAATTTGTACATTCTATACATATTCTAGCTCCATCAAGTTCTAACTTTGGCACAAGCTCACTTGGCACATCAGAATTGTATTAATGAGGCCTGTAGCCTGTCAGGGGTGGAATGTGGGCGTGAAATCTGCAGAAGAGCGGGTGACTTGCCAGAGGTTCCTAGTCTGCACTCGTGGGGCTGTGAAGATAGGAAAATGTCAAAGGCCAGGCTCCAACGGGAGGATGAGAAAGGCAAGGCTGAgatgaaggggcagagggcagagtgtGGTGGCACTCTGCCCAGTGAGCACCAGCCCCAGACGGGGACATACACACAGGCAGCAAAAGCCAGAGGGCCAAACAGTTGCAGAACTTTGTGTTGGGACATGGGTCTCCAGGCTGATATTCTGCAACTGTCTCTAGATGCAAGCGATCCCAGCTGAGCCCCCTTACTCCCTCTGTAAACTCAGGAAGGGTCGAGCCAGGGCAAGCTGCAGAGCCCAGAATGTGACCAGAGGGCTGAGGAGATGGGGACTCCCTTCCAGCCCAGCTCATCAGGGTGGCGCTTCACACCAAAGCCACAATTTGAGCTCAGTGCATATTTTTTTAGTTAGATGGGCCTAAAGGCCCAGGCTTTGGTTTTGTGTCAAGAGACCAATAAGTTTCCCAACTTCCCTCCAAATCAACCATGGCTGCTTGGGACGGCAGGGCCCACTGGTGCCCCCACCTCACCTTCCCTTGTgggacccccccccaaccctgagGTGGCGTTTCCCTGTGCTGTGCTGGGCTTGGGCAGGAGCTGTGGTGTGCTGCGGGGTCACGCTCCTGGCCTGAGCAAACGGCTGGCTCTCTCCCTGGGAATGCTTGAACCCCCGGTCCAGCCCTACCATGTGCCACCCTGAGGCTCCTCCCCTCCTTGGGAGGAGTTCCTGGACCAGGTATGCCCATGTCTGTGGTCATGGGACAGCACAGACGTTCTTGAGAGTCCAAATAGCAGACAGTCCTTAGACTAGGATCTTGTTATTGCGTAATTATTCAAAAAGCAGATGTTCACCAAAAACAAGCTGTCTGAACTGGAAAATCCCACACAATTAGAACTCACGGAGAGAGAGGGCCTCTGtgcccctccacccctaccccagTCCCATCCTTGCCCTCCTGGCCTTGGTGACAGTGAATCTGACCACTGTGAAAGGTCTCACGATCACCGTACTCATGACTGGAAAGAGCAGCAAAAACATGTTTTTGGTCATCTGGATTGGAACTTACCTGACTGACCTGGAAGTAACTCCCATCATCTTCGATGTGGATCTTGGCCACGCCACTTCCTGGCCTCTTATCCACCTTCATGGGCTTGATGCAGTCCTATACCAGGAAGAGACCCTAAATGGTGGCCTGAGTGCACGGAGGTTCCCCAAGAAGAGGGGCAACCTGATGGTCATGCCACCACGCCCAACTCCTCTCCTCCGGCCACAGAAGCAGTCTCAGCAGGATGGCTGCTGACCCTGCGTGCACACGAGGCGCACATTCTAACACCCCGCCGGCACCAACGGTTACTCTGCAGCTCATAGTCAGATGAAGGCCGGCGTTACCGGGCCGCAGGCTAACCCCCTGCACGCCTGCTGGCTCTGACCTTTATTCTTGTTCTCAGCACATGGACTGGTCACTAAGAGGACACCCAGGAACCACCATTTCTGCACCTCTGCAGGAACGCTTTGCTTGGAGGTCACCGCCCTGCCCAGTGCCCAGTGcaagttcatttttcttcccaaCTCCCCGAGTTCTTGCGGTCTCACTGTCACTACGAGAACCTCTTTGGCCGTTGCCTTCCCAGGGATGATTCGGCCTAGAAAGCCCTGTCCACCGTGCTGTGACCAGccccacccttccctcctcccagtaCTCCTCAGCTATGGCCCTCCCAGCCCTGGTCCTGCGCAGCTGGTGCGCTTGATAGGCAGGTACACCAGATAAGGACGACACCCACTTTCAAGTGTGGCCATCCTGCCTCCCTTAGGGGCAAGCTCTGTCAACGACGACCACACACCCTGACGTGTACTGGGCAGTCAAAGCAGGTGACTCCAGGGGACCAACTCCCCTGCCCTCCAGACCGGTGGGATGGTCCCAGCTGTCTACCAGAGGAAACGGACAGGGTCGTCCTGGCCCCGAGCCCGCCGCTGCCCAGCGGGGTGACTCTGGCGGCCCTGCCCCGGCTTCCGGGGACCCACAGTGACAGGGCACTCGGCACGCCCCTCACCCACTCGCCCCGACCCCACACCCGCGGACTTGGCCTCGCTTCGCTCCTCGATGCCTTGCGGAGCAGTAACCCGGCTCGGGGCATCGCCATCCCTGGCCTCGGTTTCCCATCGGCAGGAAGCTGGCCAGAACGCCGGAGGCCcggggggcgcgggcgggggTCCCTGGGTTCCGATCCCGTTTCTCAGGGGAAGAAACTGAGGGGGCAGGGGGGCCTCGCCCCAGACACGGCCGCTGTCCAGGCGGGCCGGCCCACCTGAGACGGCCCGATGAAGTCATCCAGGTCCGTCAGCTGCAGCGCCCCGCTGAAGGGCGACGCCATGGCTGCCATACTGCCGCTGGGCTCCGGGCGCGGAAGTCGCCAAACGGCGCGAAACGGCGGGCTCTTTCCGCCACGCTGCCGGAAAGTGCCCCGCGCAGCGCATGCGCATCTGCCCCCCCCACCTGGGGGGCGCGTGCCCCCTGCTGGCGCGCCCTGCCCCGCGGAAGAGCCTGTGGCCTTCCCCGCCTCCTGGGATCGGGAGGAGGGGCCAAGTAGACCGGAGTGATGTCTCGCTCCCCCAGGGCTCACCTGCCCGCCCGGTGTGCGGTCCTGCAGTCCTTGACCTGGGAGCTAGCAGAGGCAGCAGCCTTGCTTTACTTGGTCCCACAGGCGCTCAAGACCCCAGAAGGGCGCCTGGCACTCATGGGCACTCATGGGCACCCAATCTGTGTTGCAGAGTGAGGACAATGAGAGTGACAGGGACAGGCAGCGGCTCCTCACTCTGCagaggctgggcatggagccttggGGTTCCGAGAGGGCGCTGGAGGCGCTTCTGTCCCGGCCTCCGACGCCCTCTCCTGTTACTTTGGAGACCAGCTCGAGAAAACCATTTCCCTGTAAGATTTTCTAGGATGCAACAGACTCAGGTCTTGAGCCACTGCAAACCGAGTCAAGTCCAGTTTTAAATTTAATGACCACTTTTTATTGGGGCTTTCCGGAGAACTCCAGTAGCTGAGTCTGGCATGTCCTGCGAACCCCACTGGGCTCAGCCCCAGAACATCAGGCGTAATGTCGAGTCGCAGGGCCCAGACTGACCGGTGCTCCCACTCTTCTTGGAGTTCCTGCCCCAGTGTGGGCTTGTGTGGTGACTCCCACACCTGCTTGTGGGTTTTCTTGGAGGTCCGGAGAGCCAAGGCGCAGCTGCTGGGGcagccttttttgggggggggggcgctgcgcTTCTTCTATTGGCTGCCAGGACTGGACTTTCCTGTTCAGCAGCTGGGGCTGTGGAGGGGTGGCTTTCCCCCGCAGCTATACCAGGTGGGCTTCCAGGCCCCACCCATCCCCTGTCCTGGTAACACCTGACCAAGGTCTGAGATATGATGCCTGAAATCTGAACAATCCCAAGTGATTTTTAGAAGTAGGCGAGCCCGGAATAACCTTAGGGAGTGATGGAGAGGATTTACACGGGAGGGGCTCTGGCTGAGGCTGGGAGTGCAGGGAACGTTCTCCCAACGCTGGAATGGGGGAGTGCATCATGTAGATGTCAGAGCCCACGTCTATGCAGGGCAGGCTTCAATCTCTCTGTCCCCTGGAACCCAAGTCTGTAGGTACAAACCAAGTGGAGCAAAGGGTGGGGTGGACAAAAGGTGGGAacagcccaactgtccatcagcagatgagtGGAGAAATGAATTGTGGTCCATCCCTGCCCATGGATTAGTACTCAACCGTAAAACAGGATGAGCCACTGACCCCTGCTGCCATGTGGATGACCCCCAAGGATATGATGCTCGGTGAGGGGAGCCACCCAGAAAGCCCCATATTGCAGGATTCCATTTCCAGGACGTGTGCAGAATAGTCAACTCCGTAGAGACAGTAAGTAGCTtggaggttgccaggggctggggaggaggtttCGGTGTGCGGTGATGAAAAGGGTTGGAGAGAGAGATATGGTTGCACCACACCGTGAACACAACTAACACCATGGACTTGTGCACGTACGCGGGGGCACTGTGGCAAATTCTGTTGCATACGttttactacaatttaaaaataatgggaaGTATcaaaaaccattgaattgcaCAGTTTAAGTGGGTGGAGTGTATGATATGTGAGTCTATATCTCAAGACTGGCTGCCCCAAGGTGTCTCCAAGAGATCTGGACAGCGAGTGCACCTGGGTCCACCTGGTTTTGAACCCTCAGTCCCACTGTCcctggggagtgcctgggtgaccgAAACAGCATCTGGTTCAGAAAATCTGCCTGGGGGTCTCTGATgtcgtgtgcacacacacacacgatgagGGCCCCTGGAGACCCTGAGGCTCTTGAGCCAACACCATGCCTGCCTCCTCTGTGCACCTGCTCTCACACCTGCAGATtgtttcatcatcatcattagtgAGTATTTGCCATACACTTCCCATGTGCAATGCCAGGGTTTCAACACgtggaggaaactgagggcccTGCAGCCAGCCTGGGCAGCTGCCAGGATGCTGGGACTGGGTGTGGGCACCCCTCTCCCTGAGCTGGGACAGATGCAGAGCTTGGCCTCTGCTTGGCCTCTGCTCTAGGTGTGCCCACAGGACCCCCTTTGCCCGAAGCTGGCCAGCAGATCTTTGGGTGGGAACAGGCACGGTTTCCACCGAGGTGCATGGGAGCTGCCGTCCCCTCCGTCAGGCGGACATCACAGTCTCACCGTCGGAGGGACTGGCCCTGTGTTAGGGTCCAGCGCTGCTGCAACAGGGGGTCACAACGGGGGGTTTACAACAACAGAAGTTTATCCTCTCAGTTCTTGAGGCCACAGGTCTGAGGCCAAGGTGTTGCCAGGTCCTTCCAAAGGATCCCTCCTGCCTGGtccagctcctggtggccccaggcagccctgggcacATGGCTCCGTCCTTCCAGCCTCCGTGGCTCCGTCCCGGGGCTCCTGTGTGTCTCCTCCTtctaaggacacctgtcattggattcAGGGCCCAGCCTACTACCCAGCAGGATCTCATCTCAAAACCCtcaacttaattacatctgcaaagaccctatttccaagtgaGATCCCATTTACAGGTTTGGGGGACATGTTATTTGGGGGGCACTGTTCAACCCACCACAGCCCTCATGTCCAAGTTTTTGTGGCACCCTCAGAGGTCAGAGGACAGCTGCATAATGGGATGTGTCTCCCCAGGTCATAGCCCACCTCCCACACAGACTGCGCTGgccctggggggcggggctgggatgGACCACACCTGCTAGGCTGTCTGCAAAGCCAGGCTTGGGCCCGCAGGTGTCTTTGGGGGGGCAGACAGCCCATGTGCAGTAGGAATACAACAATCCAGGGTCAGGAAGAGTAAAaggtgttttgtcttttttttttttttttttagatttttttatttatttgacagagagagatagcgagagcaggaacacaagcagggggagtgggagagggagaagcaggcttcctgccgagcagggagcctgatgtgggactcgatcccgggaccccgggatcatgacctgagccgaaggcagacgcttaacgactgagccacccaggcaccccaaaaggtGTTTTGTCTTAACCAAAAAATGTTTAGGGGCTCCTGTCTGggtcagtcagaagagcgtgcaactcttgatcttggggtcatgagctcaagccccatgttgagtgtggaaattgcttaaataaataaaaaacttaaaattaataaaaaatttttctcaaatatgtGATTTCAAAACATTTACTACATTCTCCAGTGCTACTGTATGGTGTCTCAAGGCCCCCTGAGATGCTGCAAAGTAGAAGTGGGGTTTGCTTCCCCTGCTCTTCATGGGTGTAGGGGGAGGGACGTGTGCTTAGGAGTGGCCCACTGGGGTGGAGTGTCTGCCTGCCCAGTGGACCCACCCAGACAGTTGTGGCCGGCATGgaggcccccgccccccgcgccagACACAGGGGTCGGGGGGGGACAACCAGGGCCCACAAGGGAGGGGCTTCCCGCTGCATGTCAGTCATGTAGAACAAGGCCAGCCTCACACCCAACAAGGAGT
The sequence above is drawn from the Neomonachus schauinslandi chromosome 5, ASM220157v2, whole genome shotgun sequence genome and encodes:
- the CIAO3 gene encoding cytosolic iron-sulfur assembly component 3 — encoded protein: MAAMASPFSGALQLTDLDDFIGPSQDCIKPMKVDKRPGSGVAKIHIEDDGSYFQVSQDGGTQKLEKAKISLDDCLACSGCVTSAETVLITQQSHEELRKVLDANKTAAPGQQRLVVVSVSPQSRASLAARFQLTPTDTAKKLTAFFKKLGVHYVFDTAFSRNFSLLESQREFVQRFRGQANSTQALPMFTSACPGWICYAEKTHGSFLIPYLSTARSPQQVMGSLVKDFFAQQQHLTPDRIYHVTVMPCYDKKLEASRPDFFSQEHQTRDVDCVVTTGEVFKLLEEEGVSLSQLEPAPLDSLCSSASAQEPTSHRGGGSGGYLEHVFQHAARELFGIHVDEVTYRPLRNKDFQEVTLEKEGRVLLHFAAAYGFRNIQNLVQKLKRGRCPYHYVEVMACPAGCLNGGGQLKALDTPSKALLQHVEILYGMVRTEAPEEVPGVQELYRCWLQGEGSERAGHLLHTSYHAVEKASSGLSIRW